Proteins encoded together in one Aedes albopictus strain Foshan unplaced genomic scaffold, AalbF5 HiC_scaffold_152, whole genome shotgun sequence window:
- the LOC115259808 gene encoding uncharacterized protein LOC115259808 — MSGFRKNTLIVDFSVVPGRPDVRKVEHFLESELQLNLSDVKSIQLHNTRNCVYIEMVNHDTALRYEKAHNIKRAFVWKDKPFKIPVYVDSEAVTVRVHDLPPSVPHTTVANFMKKYGDVFSIQTERWKNYFVGIPNGVRVLLMRIKHPIPSYLTIADEICYVEHMHQIRICRWCSRPVHPKQRCLEATAPQPETSTTAAAATAQSSEQIFSDADFPPMSSSQSTPSSPGVGETFIEIVARSKRALIEQEQKTIVPANQADQVDQQSTNGDNDDDEDDDGHDSSSLPYETNDGTNKRRLSTKRAKDKKKLCGTQELQSGCDSISLSFKN, encoded by the coding sequence ATgagtggttttagaaaaaatacacTAATTGTTGATTTTAGTGTTGTTCCCGGGCGACCCGATGTTCGCAAAGTCGAACACTTTCTAGAAAGTGAACTGCAGTTAAATCTTTCTGATGTGAAAAGTATCCAGTTGCACAACACGCGCAACTGTGTATACATTGAAATGGTGAACCACGATACGGCGCTGCGCTATGAAAAAGCGCACAACATCAAGCGGGCCTTTGTCTGGAAAGACAAACCGTTTAAAATCCCGGTATATGTGGACAGCGAGGCAGTGACTGTTCGTGTGCATGACCTGCCCCCTTCTGTCCCCCATACCACTGTCGCTAACTTCATGAAGAAGTACGGAGATGTTTTTTCTATCCAGACGGAACGATGGAAGAATTATTTTGTCGGCATACCGAACGGGGTTCGAGTGCTATTGATGCGGATCAAACACCCGATCCCTTCATATCTCACGATAGCCGACGAGATCTGCTATGTGGAGCACATGCACCAAATTAGAATCTGCAGGTGGTGCTCCAGGCCGGTTCATCCCAAGCAGAGATGTTTGGAAGCGACCGCACCACAACCCGAAACAagcacaacagcagcagcagcaacagctcaATCAAGCGAGCAAATATTCTCCGACGCCGATTTCCCACCGATGAGCAGTAGTCAATCGACCCCATCCTCCCCTGGAGTAGGTGAAACGTTCATCGAAATAGTGGCGAGAAGTAAGCGTGCGCTTATCGAGCAAGAACAAAAAACAATTGTGCCTGCAAACCAAGCCGACCAAGTAGACCAACAGAGCACGAATggagacaacgacgacgacgaggacgacgacggacACGACAGCTCATCTTTACCATATGAGACCAATGACGGAACCAACAAACGGCGGCTGTCAACCAAGCGCGCAAAGGATAAGAAGAAGTTATGTGGTACTCAGGAATTACAGAGTGGCTGTGATTCTATTAGTTTatcttttaaaaattaa
- the LOC134284461 gene encoding uncharacterized protein LOC134284461, with protein MERLVNRRLVHHLETEGRLDHRQHAFRAGHGTGSYLAALGQILDEALERGDHIEVASLDLAKAYNRAWMPGVMQQLADWGVTGHCLHFIKHYLTNRTFQVAIGNHLSKPTREETGVPQGSVIAVTLFLVAMNGVFNILPAGVCILVYADDILLLVTGKHPKATRRKLQAAVTAVAGWADKNGFELAAKKCARLHICEHRHTPPSAQLKVKGVPIPNQKTLEVLGITLDRTLSFRNHFGKVKDRCKTRLNLLRAISGKRTRSDRQSRLRVADAIVTSRIFYGVEITCRATEQLLNTLGPVYNGAIRTISGLLPSTPALAACAEIGALPFQHKLTLTISCRAVGYLQSTIDDGSVGFLGNQANRALTDMAIPRLPPVAGLHRIGPRSWAAEKPMVDVTIKRHFRKGANPQSVKASFARRVCEKYRETEIIYTDGSKKDELVGIGIHSKDYNEFHRLGSLCSVFSAEAAAISRAIAHPRSAPLLIVSDSASVLDALQSPSNKHPFVQEIQELLNECQNEVTFMWVPGHCGSKGNEEADSLASLGREEALLTPKIPGDDVKMWLRHRGVEVTPAMRCWSMPGIRLADASTTLTGVTTRSTRSALGSGYSLLRQSSPAKEYLPTPIVVPPAKFAVVLK; from the exons ATGGAACGACTGGTAAACAGACGGCTTGTGCATCACCTCGAAACCGAAGGCCGTCTGGATCACAGGCAGCACGCCTTCAGAGCTGGCCACGGCACGGGGTCATACCTGGCCGCCCTGGGTCAAATTTTAGACGAAGCGTTGGAGAGAGGAGACCACATTGAGGTAGCATCACTAGACTTGGCTAAAGCGTATAACAGAGCCTGGATGCCGGGAGTCATGCAGCAGCTCGCCGATTGGGGCGTAACAGGTCACTGTTTGCACTTCATCAAGCACTACCTTACCAACCGCACTTTCCAAGTTGCCATAGGCAACCATTTATCCAAGCCAACTCGAGAGGAAACTGGAGTCCCCCAGGGCTCGGTAATTGCGGTAACCCTGTTCCTGGTAGCAATGAATGGTGTTTTCAACATCTTGCCAGCAGGAGTATGCATCCTAGTATACGCAGATGACATTCTGTTGCTAGTCACCGGTAAACACCCAAAGGCCACACGGAGGAAGCTGCAAGCCGCAGTCACTGCGGTCGCTGGATGGGCGGACAAAAATGGTTTTGAGCTTGCAGCTAAAAAATGTGCCCGGCTGCATATCTGTGAACATCGTCACACGCCTCCCTCAGCACAGCTGAAAGTCAAAGGTGTTCCGATCCCTAATCAAAAAACCTTAGAAGTGCTTGGAATCACACTGGATCGAACGCTTTCATTCCGCAACCATTTTGGCAAGGTCAAGGACCGATGCAAGACCCGATTAAATCTGCTCAGAGCGATATCTGGGAAACGCACGCGTAGTGACCGACAGTCCCGTCTTCGAGTAGCCGATGCTATTGTCACCAGCCGAATTTTTTACGGGGTCGAAATCACCTGCCGGGCGACGGAGCAGTTACTGAATACCCTAGGACCAGTTTACAACGGTGCAATCCGCACAATATCAGGTTTATTACCGTCAACACCTGCCCTGGCAGCTTGTGCCGAGATAGGTGCACTGCCGTTTCAACATAAGCTAACCTTGACGATTAGCTGCCGAGCCGTCGGATACCTACAGAGCACAATTGACGATGGGTCCGTTGGCTTCCTCGGCAACCAAGCCAACCGAGCCCTAACGGATATGGCCATCCCTCGGCTTCCCCCGGTGGCTGGTCTCCACCGGATCGGCCCTAGAAGCTGGGCGGCAGAGAAGCCAATGGTGGACGTAACCATCAAGAGGCATTTCCGCAAAGGCGCAAACCCTCAAAGCGTCAAGGCCAGCTTTGCAAGAAGAGTCTGTGAGAAGTACCGAGAAACGGAAATTATCTACACTGACGGCTCTAAAAAGGATGAGTTGGTTGGCATCGGCATTCATAGTAAAGACTACAACGAGTTTCACCGACTAGGAAGCCTGTGCTCGGTGTTCTCAGCCGAGGCGGCAGCGATATCGCGAGCCATTGCTCACCCCCGCTCTGCCCCACTGCTAATCGTGTCGGATTCGGCCAGCGTACTCGATGCTCTGCAGAGCCCTAGTAATAAACATCCTTTCGTCCAGGAGATTCAGGAGTTGCTGAACGAATGCCAAAATGAGGTCACCTTCATGTGGGTGCCGGGCCACTGCGGTAGCAAGGGGAACGAAGAAGCTGACAGCCTGGCTTCTCTCGGTCGTGAAGAAGCACTCCTCACCCCGAAGATACCGGGGGACGATGTCAAGATGTGGCTTAGACACAGG GGTGTCGAAGTCACTCCAGCGATGCGGTGCTGGTCGATGCCTGGCATCCGGTTAGCTGACGCTTCAACGACCCTAACCGGTGTTACGACGCGTTCTACTCGATCAGCCCTCGGCAGTGGATATAGCCTACTCCGTCAGAGTTCCCCGGCGAAGGAGTATCTCCCAACACCGATCGTTGTCCCTCCCGCCAAATTCGCCGTAGTGCTGAAATGA